The stretch of DNA GAGCTTTAACAAACTTTCTTTTGTTCTCTTCTTCAAGATTTGTTTATAAAATGCAAAGGATGCTAAGCATGGACTTAGTTTTAGTTAttcgtcttttttttttcaatttatctGCTTGGGTATTTTTCACATGAGTATGTTGTCCTACTAACCATCATTAAGGTAGAGAATTTGTTATGAACAATTTAACTGTAGGTTTTGACTTTTCAGTTTATTGGCTTTAATTAGTGTGCTCCTTGAAAAAGTTGAAGCTGGTCTAaattagatatataatatatTGAATGTTACCTTACAGGGATATATCTTTTGATGTAGCCATTTTCTTCTTGCATTTGTGGTTGAACATTTTGCTTATTGTTGCTTTTGGTTAAACGTTTGTTGTCTATTTTATCTGGCTGGAGATTTCTGAATTTCAGCAGCATAGTACCCTTTTGAAAACTTGATTCTTCAACACTAGACTTGAGATTAGGTTCTCTGGTGTTTAAATGAGAAGGATGGGAGTTCCTTCAATAGAGATGGCTCAATTAAGCTAACATATAGCCCGCATGGTTTTTCTACTGATTCGATGTGTTAGCTTTTCTTAACCAGTTCCAGTGGCTACTTGCCCCAAAAGTACCGACTGTCACGTGTCTCACATGTTTTAATTATGCCTTATGTCACAATGTATTAATGTGGTATTTGTCATCTATCTATTTGATAACTATGCTTAACCTAGTTATCCTTGTTAGATAACAAGTAGGTAGGACTTCTGCAAGTTCATATTGTTCCATTTTAGCATAATGAATGACTTGACCATTAAATACACATAAAGTTGGTTTTCATTTGATTATCCAAATTGATCTGTCATTGGATGTAAAACTTATGATGGATTATGCTTCTTATTTTGATGTCCTTGTGGctacttaattttttatttatgcttGATTTGAATGTCCAATATGTATCAATCAATTTAGCTACTTGATTGTTATGATCATCCGTTGGTAGTTACTTGCCTAGTAAGAATGCCGGTAGCTTCATCTCTCATTATCCAATATCACTTGCTTTATGTTGGTATGAACCAGTTGTATATTTGGTGCATGTACAATACGGAAAACAAAGTAGTAAAAATTGCTTGATTGTTTTTCTCATAGCTTATCGAACAATAATGTACAGGTACTCCTTAGGGGTCCAAAGAATGCCAGGGAAGCTGTGAGGCACTTTGGTAAAGCGCCCGGTGTTCCACATAGCCACACTAAGCCTTACATCCGGTCCAAGGGGAGGAAGTTTGAGAGGGCTAGAGGAAGGAGGAACAGCAGGGGTTTTAGGGTTTAAGTCAGGTCGTCCCTTTCTCTTAGAACTATTTACTCCTTCTGTAGCATTAAGAGGTTCCTATCATCATTGCTTCTATTGCTCATTTCAATTTTAGAAAGCAAACGGCAAGAATTTTTGTTAAGACTTGTGTTGTTTGCATCATCAGCACAATAAGACATTTTGTTTGATTCCTACCCATTTTGAAGCTTCTATTTCAAGGTTGATGATGCTACTTAACAGTTTTGAAGCAATGCAAACAAGAACTGTGTTTCATACTTTTGGCTGTGGCTGTTGTAATCTTAGTAAGATGCTAATAATCTCAGATCTTACTGTAACTTAAATAATGAAAACAATGCATCTtaccatatttttttttatttttttaattaaaaataatgtaaaatagaaaagaaagtataatttaaaataaaatcataatttttcattcatatctgtaatctttggttttcaaaaacCTGAAATTGTAAACTGAATTTTAGGTCCgttcaaaatgattttgatttgagttACTCATaattttagatataaatatttttctttgcCAAACTATTATACCTTTTTTGAGAAAAGAAAATTATAGCTATCAACCCGCAGAAGAAAAACCATTCTTCAAAGGTTTGGCAACTCAGTCAAATTCCATTAGGTCTGTCCGATCCTCTTTGGACGGTGAGCGGACAAGTCATCATCAGCTACACacctttccttcttcttcttcctcttctgccgACCTCGTCCCACCTCCGAACTGCACATCTTGACTCCATTGTGGAAGTGTCCCAAATCTGCCTGTCTTCATGCAGAAAATAGCAGCTTATGTATTCCCTTCGTTGGGTCCCTGCAAAACAATGGTCTCTTCGTCTCTTGCTTATTAGTCTTGGAATTCATGTGTGTGACAGCCTGATGCATTATGACTGCAAAACCGTGTTGCGATGTATCTTTTCCAGCTTCCAGTAGATAACATCAAAATGTACTTTGTATTTTTCTTCATGTTctcaatataatatttattattttattgaacATCTGACATAGGTTTAATTATAATCATAATTGACTTCGATCGTAATCAGTTTGACCGATTCAATCTCAGTTCGGCAATTAGCCGAACCGGTACGACGGATTGGGTTCGAAAAAGTTGGTCCCAAACCACGAAGACTACGAGGATACAGCTGCGGTGGTCAAAAGATGTATGTTAATTGTCTCCTCTCCTCAATTCTCGCTATGACTTGTGTTCCTACGTTTCTTCAATGTCAAAACTACAGAGAAACCACATCTAAGATTGAGCTTTTTGTCATCGGTCCAGATTTGTGTACTTTACtcggcaaaagctgattcaccctTCTTAATCGTTGGTCATTCTATTTCCTTCTCTAAAAACATAAACAtgtgaactctctctctctctctctcacttcctACTCGACGCGTTTCATTGGTCTCTAAAGTCAACAATGTTGACCTAATTAGTCTGATATATCTCATATGTTATGCTGATTGGCGTAGTAGTTTGCAGCGTGGTTTGACTTACTCAAGAATGCGAAGAACCATTTCCCTTCGAAGGAGTGCGAGAAATGACCACGAAGCCCCTCAAACCCTCCTATATAACTCCCCTGTGACCGCTCACCACCTTCGTCGTCCCGAGGAAGAGCTCTTTACGACATGGCTTTTTCCCACACCGGTGTCCTTTTCCTCTTGttgctctccttcctcctcctcctcctcgtcaatCCAGTTTCATCCGACGCCCCTCCGTCGGCCCCCGTCGACCCTTCCACCGCGTGCAACTCGACGCTCGACCCCAAGTTCTGCAAGACCGTCCTCCCGCGCCGAGGCTCCGACAATCTCTACGACTACGGCCGCTTCTCCCTGGCCAAGTCCCTGTCCAATGCCGGGCGGTTTCTCAACCTGGTCAACCGCTACCTCGCCGGCCGCTCGACCCTGTCGTCGACCGCCATCTTGGCCCTCCAGGACTGCCAGCTACTGTCCAGCCTCAACATCGACTTCCTGACGTCGGCCGGAGCCACGCTGAACTACACCGACAATCTCCTCGACCCCCAGGTCGAGAAGGTGCAGACCCTCCTCTCTGCTCTCTTGACCAACCAGCAGACCTGCTCCGACGGTTTGCAAGCCACGGCGTCGGCGTGGTCCGTCAAGAACGGCCTCTCCGTCCCCATCTCCAACAGCACCAAGCTCTACGGCATCTCCCTCGCGCTGTTCAAGAAGGCCTGGATCCCCAAGAAAAAGTACAAGCGCAACGGAGGTCGTGTTCCCTCGAGAGTCCTCCCCCACGGAAGGTCGCTGCTATTCCACGAAGTCAACGTCGGCCGCAACGGCGAGCTGCCGCTGAGGATGTCGGCCCCTAAGAGAGGGCTGTTCGAGAGGTGGAGCGGCCGGCGGCTCCTTCAGGCCACCGACACCGTGCAGGTATACGACATCGTGCTGGTGAGCCAAGACGGCAGTGGGAACTTCACGACGATCAGCGACGCCGTGAACTCGGCCCCCAGTGACCTCGACGGGAGCACGGGCTACTACTTGATATACGTCGCCGCTGGGGTCTACCAGGAGTACGTCGTCATCTCCAAGCATAAGAAGTATTTGATGATGA from Musa acuminata AAA Group cultivar baxijiao chromosome BXJ2-11, Cavendish_Baxijiao_AAA, whole genome shotgun sequence encodes:
- the LOC135626712 gene encoding pectinesterase-like, with amino-acid sequence MAFSHTGVLFLLLLSFLLLLLVNPVSSDAPPSAPVDPSTACNSTLDPKFCKTVLPRRGSDNLYDYGRFSLAKSLSNAGRFLNLVNRYLAGRSTLSSTAILALQDCQLLSSLNIDFLTSAGATLNYTDNLLDPQVEKVQTLLSALLTNQQTCSDGLQATASAWSVKNGLSVPISNSTKLYGISLALFKKAWIPKKKYKRNGGRVPSRVLPHGRSLLFHEVNVGRNGELPLRMSAPKRGLFERWSGRRLLQATDTVQVYDIVLVSQDGSGNFTTISDAVNSAPSDLDGSTGYYLIYVAAGVYQEYVVISKHKKYLMMIGDGINQTVITGNHSVVDGWTTFNSSTFAVVGQGFVGINMTFQNTAGPAKHQAVAVRNGADLSTFYSCSFEGYQDTLYTHSMRQFYGECDIYGTVDYIFGNAAVVFQSCNVYSRLPLQGQTNTITAQGRTDPNQNTGTSMQDCNFLAAADLAADNGSTITYLGRPWKLYSRTVIMQSFMDSLIDPAGWLPWNGDFALDTLYYAEYNNSGPGAGVANRVTWPGYHVIGSSDAANFTVSSFILGDNWLPQAGVPYDSGLL